The following proteins are encoded in a genomic region of Opitutus sp.:
- a CDS encoding histidinol-phosphate transaminase — MKLDTLVNPSVLTQPVYEPGKPIEDVARELGLDPTTIIKLASNENPFGPSPLGKAAALRAIEQSELYPDGGCVALRAKLARVYGFEANQFVIGNGSNELIELLGHVFLQPGDEVVMGNPSFAVYKLVALLFGAKPVEVPLVNHTHDLAALAAAVTPRTKLVFVPSPNNPMGTANSEAELLAFARSLPEHVVFVFDEAYAEYLDNPPDLRPLIREGRKVVCLRTFSKIYGLASLRVGFGYAGPELAGLLTRVRQPFNVNAIGQAAALAALDDHEFIQKCGRENRVGLVRLESGFRALGLEIVPSVANFLLVRVGDGARVFMELQKRGVIVRPMRPYGMPEWLRVTVGTAAQNERLLETLAAVLGR; from the coding sequence ATGAAGCTGGACACACTCGTCAATCCCTCCGTCCTCACGCAGCCGGTCTACGAACCGGGTAAACCGATCGAGGATGTCGCGCGCGAACTCGGGCTCGACCCGACGACAATCATCAAGTTGGCCTCGAACGAGAATCCGTTCGGTCCTTCGCCGCTGGGCAAGGCGGCAGCGCTGCGGGCTATCGAGCAAAGCGAGCTGTATCCGGACGGTGGTTGCGTGGCGCTGCGCGCGAAGCTGGCCCGGGTCTACGGGTTCGAAGCGAATCAGTTCGTGATCGGTAATGGTTCCAACGAGCTGATCGAGCTGCTGGGGCATGTCTTTTTACAGCCGGGCGACGAGGTGGTCATGGGCAATCCGTCGTTTGCGGTGTATAAACTGGTCGCGCTGCTCTTCGGGGCAAAGCCGGTGGAGGTGCCGCTGGTGAACCACACCCACGATCTGGCGGCGTTGGCGGCGGCGGTGACCCCGCGCACCAAGCTGGTTTTTGTGCCCAGCCCGAACAACCCGATGGGCACGGCCAACTCCGAGGCGGAGCTGCTGGCGTTCGCGCGCAGCCTGCCCGAGCACGTGGTGTTTGTCTTCGACGAGGCCTATGCGGAGTACTTGGACAACCCGCCCGACCTGCGTCCGCTCATCCGCGAAGGTCGCAAGGTGGTGTGTTTGCGCACGTTTTCCAAGATCTACGGCCTAGCCTCGCTGCGGGTGGGTTTTGGCTACGCGGGGCCGGAGTTGGCGGGGCTGCTCACCCGGGTGCGGCAACCGTTTAACGTGAATGCGATCGGCCAGGCGGCGGCACTGGCGGCCTTGGACGACCATGAGTTTATCCAGAAATGCGGCCGGGAAAACCGCGTGGGGCTGGTGCGGCTGGAGAGCGGGTTCCGCGCCCTGGGGCTGGAGATCGTCCCGAGCGTGGCGAATTTTTTACTGGTGCGGGTCGGCGATGGGGCGCGGGTGTTTATGGAGCTGCAAAAGCGCGGGGTGATCGTGCGGCCGATGCGGCCCTACGGCATGCCGGAGTGGTTGCGCGTCACCGTTGGCACCGCTGCGCAAAACGAGCGGCTGCTGGAGACATTGGCTGCGGTTTTAGGCCGCTGA